The genomic window CGTAGGATGTCACCACGCAGGAGGTTCTAAGGGGTTTTTCTGCTTTACCACCCAAGGTATGGCACTCCGTACGAACGGTACGCTTATGGACCAATTTTTCCAGTACTTTCTCCCACACGGCATCCTTTTTCAGCTCGTACAAATCGTATCCATCCGAATTGGTTTCATCGTTCGAAAGAACGGGGGCTGCATTTTCAGTGTTTACATTTCTCACGAAggtgtcctttttttggccACCTAACGTGTCGACAAAGTGGTAAAAGTCGGTAATGCCCCCTCTCGGATTTCCTCCCTTGTAAATCGTAGTGATATTAAATAGGTAATAAAATACAAACAAATGGTTCAGTAACACATTGTTAATATACAAATTGTACTTTTCCTGATCGAACAATTTAACTGGgttgtaataaaatttatctGTAATGCAGCTCTTTGTTTGGGATATGCAAAAGGTTAATATGTGTAGGGCCACATGTTGGTGCCACTTGGAAAggtaataaatgaagaactcAACACAGATTATGTCTTTCATAGTTTGGTACACATTTAacgtcttcttcctcatcatgtGCAACACTGCAATTTTGGCCTTGTACCTTATCAGTTCGTTTTCATCATTTAACATAAATATCAGGCAAGAGTAAAGTACCACAAAGAAGGCGGTAAATAAGTTATGCCCTCTCAGATGCTTTAGTGAATTTTTGACATACACAACATCGAATGTAATATTTTGGTTCCTCACTTTGTTTTTCACTACTTGCATTATCCACTGGTTCAAGTCGGTCCTATACCATTCTTTGTATTTTATATACGCGGTTGTGCGTTCGTCGAGGGTTTTACCCTCTTCCTTGGGCAGCGCATAATTTGGAGTATTCACTTGGGGTGTACCCTCAGGGGGATAATTATTAATCAAAAATTGTGTCACATCgaacatttcatttttgttattttttttcgctccaTTTTTGTTGCTCCAATTTGGTGCATCATCTCCGGTAGGGTAGTCAAGTGAAGAATGCGTCTCTCTCTTGGGAACGGTTACATTTTTCCGAATATCGTCACCTCCACCTGCGttgaaattttccatttttgcttcctcctccagacGATCGTAGTTATATTCAACAATTCCGTAGTTCATGAAGGCCTTCACAAAATATTTCGTATACGTCACCGAATTTTTGTTACACAGACGAGACACCAAATTTAGAAAAAGGAGCAAGTAAAAGTATGCATAGTTGAAAAGGGATTCCTTCCAGTTACAATTGAGAGATGAAGCAGTGCTCTCCTTCTCTGTGTCGATAAAGTCGTAAATCGCTTCGATAAATTTGTTGCCAGGTTCGCAGCGCTCCTTCTGACTCTTCCTATGTTCTGTTTTCTGGGcagtggaaaaatatttcacgCATATAAGGTAGCTATACGAAATGATGTACTTGTCCAGGTAGTTCTGTTTAATGTGTTCCACGTAATACTGCTGCATACGCTCgaacaggaacaaattttcAAGGGATATAAATTTTGCAACTGTCAACAGGATACTGAAGCAGTACTTCTTAATCTTTATGTTGTCCTTATACGTGTGGATTATttggaaaagtaaaaggtACAGATAAATGTACATCCTTTCATCCACCGGTTCGTCCGTTTTAGCGTCCTGCCCATGGACCTCTCCTTCACAATCACCAGACAGATTTCGTTTAGTCCCATCTAACCATTCCTCACCCTGAGGAATActcaccccctttttatcaCATTCAGAGAAGAACTTAAACGAACTATAATTTGACAATTCACTGAGctgcttttcctttatttgaaAATCCTTCTTGTGcctcttttttgtgtgcagaTACCAGTTGTAGAGGAACGACTCTATGTGCTTCTCGTTCTTACTCGATGCGTATATGTCCAGAAGGGCAACAAGATTTTCAACCCGTTTTGTTATCTTCATCAACAGTTCATTCACCAAAACGGATATGAACATGTCATCCTGATATAGTGTCAATCGTCTAAACAGGAAAGCCACAACATTTTGGTCCAACGAAATGGATATCCTACCATACAGGATGTTTAATATTTGCAAAATTAGCAAAACCTTTGCATACTCTTCGCTTCTCACaaataggaataaaaattggaagaatatttttctgaacttttttttattttcctccattaACGTTTTGgactccttcctcctcacaAATTCtatgaagagaagaaggtAGCAATTATTCTTATGCCCTTCCATGGCGTTtattacaattttgtttaaaaagttaaaaatcagatttttcttcttcagctttaggtatatgtgcatatacacattgACGATTATTCTGCAAATGAGCACTTGGACGAAGTAGTTGCCGTGGGTGAGTAACTTTTTCAGGTGtttcacaaaaaggaagtataTGTTCCTGTTGCTTATTTGGGTTTGATTCTCCCCACCTGGATCGTTGGAGGGTTGATTACCCGTAGGAGCTTCTGCCCATTCTGCGTTTTCCCCATCTTCTTGCATATCGCTCTGGTTGTAACCTTCTTCTACAGTTTGCCCGCCTGTCTCCGTTGGGCAGGCACTGTGTGACGAAAACTGGAGCGCGCTATGTGCAGCCCGCAAATCCCCCTTCACATTTCTTAGCAAGAAATAATCGTCATTGTTAAAAATTGTAACATTTGACAGAAATATCAAAATTGGGATAAACTGGGCATAAAAATTGGAATAGTCAAAAAAGGGTTTACCTTCATTTTTGCTACAATGTTctccatttaaaaatttgcccTTCTTTATAAACACACTTAAAAATATCTTTAACAAGTTGATCGAATTTAATAAATCGAAAAAAGTCAAATTGATGTTTTtgaatattcttcttttgctgCCCGTACAGAAATAATACATGTTGGACGACACATGGTAGGAGTAATTCAGCTTGGCCAACAGGCGCTTTGTCAATATGTTGTAAAGTGATGTGCTTGCACttttcaaacaaaaaaatttactcttGTAGTAAATTAAAGCTATTTTGTAAATATCGCTCATGTATTCGTAAAGCGTTTTATTATCTATAacggtatatatatgttttataATGTTCACGCAAATGACCTTCTTAAACTTATTATTTCCGTTAAGCAAATAATtgattataatttttatgataaaATTGTATATGATGTACTGCTCTTTTGCTCTATACGACTTGGCCAATGAACTTAGCGCTAGACACATGTTGCTCGACTTTCTCAGAAAATTTGTGTTAATTCGCTGGTCATCCCAAATGAGCATGTTCAATTTGTCATTTAGTTTGAAGTTATTATTCACATGGGAAGGTGTTGCACACTTGGGTTCATCGCTTTctcttttgttttccctttggTTGGTGTTCTGAAATGTGGGATGTTCATGTGCCTCCCCCTTGGGGGGCGTAATAttgccttttaaaaaatgtgcagatAAAATTTCACTTACGTCTACattgttttcctcctttgtcgTGAGCATTCTGTTCAGTCGGCTGATAATTCCCGTTAGGAACTCAAAATTGGGTTCTGCGTCCTCTGGGTTTTCGTTCGAGATGGGTTCTTCCGCAGCGATATGTGCGCGCCCCTCGGGAGATTTGTCCACTTGGTTGCCATCTTCCCCCGTACATTTTGATTCTCCCCcttcgtttttaaaaataagcaaaatgATGTACACGTAGAACAACGGAATGGTTTGCATACTATCCCCACTCCTCAGGACTATAATTCTGCAGACATCCAAGAGACAATCCGACAGATACTGCTGGCATGCTATATGCTTGGAGTGCAGCAACAAACACAGAAGGTTCTGAATGATAAGGTGAATTTCTGTACTGTGAAAAAAGCACAAAgaaatgtttttctttccactgACATAATTTGCATCCTTCGTACTTTCACCTTTGGAGTCACAATTTGCTAACGCGGATTCGTGGTGTTTACCCCCCTCAGACGTGGTAATATtaaatttgaaggaaaagtcAACGATGGAGGTGAAcaaaatgcatatgtacTTGATAGACAACCAAATGATAATAGACGTTGTTTCCTTCTCAGTTTCGTCTTCAAAAATTAGGTGTCCTCTgcagtcaaaaaaaaaactcttcgACTCATTCAAAAATAGGGTGTTCAAATAACTGATAAAATAGTGCAGCACGTTGCACATGTAGACTTTTAACAATATTAACTGCCACCCATCGGACGATTGAACTATTTCGCTGGGCACAGGGTACTGTTTATATTGCTCGAAATTCAAATATGTGCTCGAACTGCACAAGCTAATTTCAGCGAAGTGCTTCCTAAACGTTGCCCCTTCTATGTCCTTGCTAAAATCCATGTTGTCCTTAAGGTACAAAATAAACTCGTTTATGTAAAAGGCCAATTTATACATTTCGCAATTTTCCACGTCCTCGTGTTTGGTTAATTTAatgatattttcttttttaagtttgTTAATAAAACTTTCGAATATGTACAATGGGATGTTTATCATGGCGCCGCCCTCACGATTCTCACGGTCCACACTCTTCTCACCCCAATCACTGAATAGGTAGTTTACgtaatttattaaatatttgtTGTCTTCCTTTATATGTTCAATGTCGCTGTATTTAATGAGACAACTGAAAAAGTCACATAAGGGGGCACCATCCCTATTCGAACTCCGACTCAAATTATTTACCCGTTCGTATATATCATGGTTATCACTGTTTGTACCAGTGAGAAGGTGGGTGGACATTCCGTCTTCCCTCTTGTTCACCTCCCTACGGTGATTTAACGAAATGAAGCACAATCTTAGTAAGAAGGCGTAAAACGAATGGTCCACCTGCCTGTGCGATTTTACCAATGGAAAGAATGCATTATTTAAGCAGGCAaagctttccctttttagcaAAATTATATTCACAGTTTTGAAAAAGATCTCCTTCGATATTAGGTAAAACTCCTTCCAAGTCGTTTTGGCATtgaataggaaaaagaaaaaattaagattTTCGAAATGTGCGCAATAATCCACTACCGCGTTTAGTATGTCCGAGCAGTACACAGTTGCCTCGATGCCCATGTCTTTATTAGTGTTCttgaacaaaacaaaaaggataTTCATAAGGTAGTAATTGTATAGGAAAATGCCCTTCCTGTGATCTAAGTGTTTTTCGTCAGCAGAATGAAATATGCAGGTCGAGTAAACGTTCTTTGGTGAGTCGCAAATCGGGTCTTCTCTCAGTACGTCCACATTTCCATACAGAAAGGAAACAACTTTTTGGACTTCAAATGAGTGTTTATCCATATGGGTAGCACTAGCGTTTATGTCCCCCTTGATGTTGTAGCTTCTCCGTTTGTCCATCTCAATCATCCTCTggtaatatataaaaaacttctcaaaaaaaagaagaatgtacTTCCTGTAGGCGTCCCGACTGGTCCTCGAAATGTTCGTTATGGAGGTGATTAAAAAGGTGCGGAATAGGTACAAGTCACAGAGGTTCAAATATTTGTTCTCGCAAatgaaggacaaaatggacaGCACAAATTCGTCATTcgagaagtaaaaaaagttgtttaaaattttcacatttagCAAAACATTCTTCCTCAGCTGATAGAAGTAGTCACCTCTGTAATATACCACTTCGATGGATTCGTATTTTCGCAAAGTGCATAATGTGTACAGCTCTATGAAGGCGATATTTTCTAAAGAGTGAAAATTgtaagttaaaaattttccttccaatgAGTTCTCTCCagttttcacaattttgtaatTCAAGAAGATGTTATCCTCCATTTGGTCCACAACACAATTGTACGCAATTTCTTCTGCGTCTTTTCTCTCCAAGAGTTGcttcattaaaaataaaaaataacgtcTGCTTGTTATTTCCTTGGAACTCTTCACACTGTTTACACTGCTCACGTTAATAAAACTGTCTACGTTGTTTTGTCCAGGTTTGGTTCGGTCTACTTGGatgcaccttccttcttgCTCCTCGAGGGACAtatcaaaatatttttccaactcAGAATACGCCTTATTCAGAACAAAGTACACATAATTACTATCATGCTTGTAAAACAACtcgataaatttttttatgtagaaaGTCTTCATGCAAAAATTATCGgttattaaaatattctttaaaaaaatgtagtacAACAAATTCTTATCCTTCGCgtgcataaatatgtattTAATACATTGCTTTATCAGCTCGTACAGACTGAACATGAAAAAGTCGTCATTTTGAAAGAAACAGTAAAAAAGATATTCCAGCACGTTCTTTTCACACATGGActctttaaaatattttaacaacAATGataaacacatatatttcttcttcttttcctgattaaaaattatatacctTAAATGATCACATacgtctttttttataaatgtatttttcttGCTGCTCAGTAAAAATTCGTAAATGCCAATGCAACTTTtccatataatttttatgttatacCATGAATACATTTTTAGCATTACTAGTAAGCTTCTCATAATTGCGCTGTACAAATGGGACATAAAATTGACTCTATTTTTCTGGGACAAACGTTCAAAGTGGTTTCTTAAACAATTTATCTTGACATAGCCATCCGTTTTAACCAGTTCGTCGATCTGTGATGGTGAAATGTTCGTCTGCGCGTTTGGTACCCCTTCAGGAGCGTTCTCTTCGCTTATCATTTTGGCACCCCCAGGAACTTCCCCTCCTTCGCCATCGCACAAAGAAGGGTCATCCTTACAATCACTACGATCGTCATTTGGGCTGGGATTAACCCTTTGGTCATGCCTAACGGGGGTGGAGCCTTCTTCGTAAATTTTATCTTCACTCTGATCAGATAAGTGCAACAAATGCGTACTATCCAAATTTGTGATGTGTCCATTCGAGCAATCATAATTTGGACAAGGTACATTTCCCTCAGGACAATTTCTCTTCATTGCGTTATGCCCTACCCATTCATCGGCACAATTATTGGGTAACCCATCGGTAAAAAAACACACTTCggattcttccccttttggtaaGTCTCCCCCCTTGTTGGTATCTTCAAAAATGTACtgcaatttttcatttttttgtaaccaGTAACTTATGCTGTCTATGCacaggaagataaaaaacgggtttttgcttccctcacatagtaaattttttattttaaaaaataatataaaatattccaAATTGTCACTAATATTGAGGtgctttacatttttatactttaTAATTAATATGCTTCTATATTTACACAATAGTAAAAAggggttttcttttttcttctccttaatAACGTTGTCACACTGTTGCAGCAGCTGTTGTATCTTCTTTATGCAGCATATGTACTTGCTCAGGAGGACAGTACTTGGGTGGCTTACGCCGCCGTGCATTCCCGTGTCCACCTGCGTGCCcacattttcctcctcaggTGCGTCAAATTCTTCATCACTTCCCACATCGCTGGGGGGATCGTCGTACTGAGCTACCCGCCTGGATTCTATTCCAACTTCTGAGATGGGGGAGAGCTGTGCCTTCTCGGACAAAAGAAGACATACGCTCGCTCGGTAAGCTTCTATGACATTTTTCACCTGCTGGTAAATCAagcacacatgtgtgcatatgtcTTTGTCAAAAGGGAACTGcaacagaattttttttaaattcttcgCAATAAGTAAAAAGGCGTTAAGCATGTGACTATTTATTTGGAGTGTTGCATTTCCATTATAAGTGATTAGaaaattggcaaaaatgtttaaataattttggttcttttttaaaaaatttattttcaatttgttgTTAATGTATCTCAAAATGTTGGTGTAAAATAAGGCAATGTGCTCCTCCCGAAATGTGccataattatttataaaatattcgATTATCAACGTTTTGCAATTCGTGCAATCCTGCTGATcatcctcattttttaaaaagagattttttaaaaaatggtgaattaATTTATCCTTCCACTTATTGTTctgaaaaatatacaaattaaGAGTTCTCAagggattttttttaattttcacatttttcaagTATATAATGAGGTACAGAAAATACTCACCAATTGATAAATTGATTTCATTGCATATCTCAAAATTCTTGTAATTCTCAAAAAAGTCTGTTACATGCGTTTTCACATCTGTTACATACATatgacattttttccaatgcAAGATTATTTCTGCCTTATTTAAAAGGTTTGAATTGGTCAAGCTCGCAGTAACACACTTGTGAATGTGCAGAagttttttctcaatttcctgtatttctgttttttttacttttccgaAAAATTGTAAGcccgtcatttttttcttgcatcCTAAAAAATCGTTAGTTTACTTGGCATATCAGgagcttcccccttttagcTTAAGTCTATTCTCCTCCTCCACGgccaaaagggaaacattttcttttttttgcctaccCCTGCCGCAAGTTTCTTGGCtatcttttttctcccttttatGCTATTATCCTGGGATAGATTCCCGCATATGTATGCTGAAACTGTACGCCCCACGTAAGTATACACGGCTATGCAAACCTGCTATGCATACGTAGCGCTTTCCCGATCTGCATACGAATTGGTACCCCCTGAGGTGAACCTTCCGCTGATTGAAATTGGCCGATGTAGCCTATGCGGTGCTGTCATTCCCGCAATCTGCTAAACGGCTAGCATGGAAATGCTCACAGGATGCTTTACATCCATTCGACCATGTAAAAAGGgtcacatatatgtatgcatatttcCACAATTTTGTATATCCACATTTACATGTAGATTTATTTATACCTTACGTTTATGCGCATATACTTACAACGGTTCGCATCTGCGCATcagcattttatttattttttgtgaatccTTCCACTGGAGGGAGCCCGTTccgcatgtatgtattttacgtataatatttatatcGCCTTCGCGAGTGCAttatatgcgcatataaacggtgcttacatttttttaagcgtTGTAAGCGTTGCGTTGCCTGGAGGGCACCCCCGCTGcatgcgtacatatatatgcatgttcTGTGGAATCGCGTTTGTGCTTAACAACGGAGGTGCTGCGACGGAACCTATTTTACGCCACTTCGGGGAATCTACATGGCCTCCAATTTTTGGAACCTATTTTTTGTTGCCATATTTTCCGCCATTTCtccgtcatttttttctccccctttagGAATCCGTAATTAGATGAGGTTTTTCCTAGATGAGGAATACTCACATTATATACTCTGCAGAAATAAgactccccccctttttttatacttttttcaaaacaatTTTGACATAAATGTTTCAAACAAAAGGGGCCAGGGCTCCTTTCCTGTTACCGTTATATAAGGGTTCGGCACATTTatacaaaaggagaaaaaataaggaaacaTACATGCCTAATAGATTTCCTGCTTATATATCCGTGAATCCTATACATATGTTATCATAAAAACGATGTATACGTGAGTACACACTTGCATGCATACTTtcgcacattttttcccccttctttcccctttttcatccCCCTAGTTTACGAAAGCAACAACATTTTTCTCTGTGATGGAAATGTCATAACGGGGCCAAATATCCTTCACCTCATTTTTACCTACACGATCATAGTCATTACGGTTTTCCCGATCTACATAATTGTGTAAGTGCTTCGTTACAATTTCTACTGCACATGTGCACGGGGTAGTGAGAGGCCCGCGTTCACCTTCTATTAGGGAAGACACCTGTgcgaaaagaaatataagaatCAAtcttgggggggaagaacaaaacgtAGATGCAGGCGTGCTTATGTGTTCCTGCATATATGAGTACACTTCAACGTATTCGGACACGAAAAAACACAGCCATAAAGCGGAGAAGCGAAAATGAATTGCAGCTACTTCCCTGGTCACCCTTTTAACAACTTACACCAGTGCCGCAACGCATAGATTTATtttcatgtgtaatttttttccactcgaATTGCAGCTATTCCCACGTAGAGACCTTCCTATTGTTAAGCCTTGCGATACTTTCAATAACggccttcttcattttagtCTTATTTTTCCTAACGACGACGGCATTCTGCGACCCTGGAATGTAAGAAGGAGAACGAGTCCACTGGAAAgttaaatttttacataatattaatatatcataaattttttttgcttttctctCACCTTTTGTAGAATTCCAAAAAAGAGTTATGTAGATTTATCTTTACCCAAGGGAAGAAGTACGCAGAGTGTAGTTTGCTGAGCGAAAATTCTGTTCATGCATCAGTGCCCCGTTTTGTTGATTTCCCTAAAGATGGTTTGTTTTCCCCGTCTCTACGCATAAACTCATTcgccttccattttttacccTCTTTCCCTTTAGCTGCTTTCACAACTGTAAAGATAAATGGCACTATTATAAAGAGCTTCTGGTGTGGTAggttttcaccctttttattCGTTCATTCGATTGTCTATCCATTTATTAGTCCATTTGTCTGTTCTCTTGTCTGCCCGTcgtttccccccctgcagtgTACTGCAACCATTTCAAAGAGCCAAGGAGCAAGCACTGCTACATGTGCAATAACTGTGTCACCAAGTTTGATCACCACTGCGTATGGTAATAAAGGAAGACGAAAGTGGAATCCCAAATGTTCATACGTGTTGCATTGGTGGCTGTTAGCAGTTCCCATGGTGTATGAGCGCGTCGTTTTTCTCACCATTATTcatttctcttcatttttttccttttttcttcaccttttcgATTCACCCCTCAGGTTGGGGAACTGTATTGGGGCGCGAAACTACAGaagatttattttcttcattttgaattTGTCAATCCTTTCAACAATAATATGTTTTACCTTTATTGGAATTTTTATTGTAATGGACAGGCTTGTGCggatgtgtgtgcacatgggACCTTCCTGCGGTAGAGCAGTAACTATTTAGTCACCCCTTCCAACGCTCATTTAGtcatttccccctcttttgcaGAGCCTCTGCATGAAGGAATACCATAACATAAACTTAGGGtctattttttacataaccTTTGAATATCCGCACATGTAAATtagagcaaaataaaatgcacCCAGCGAACAACAAAACTTATAGTGAGGAATAACTCCATTGATTGATTAACCATTCTTCAAGTTTTAGCCCCCCCCTTCCCCTCCATAGtcaacacattttttccctccttttcctcccttttttgccccGTTTTCCTGCAGTGCGCTGTATATTATTTACACCATCACGTCCTCCCTGCTGCTAatcaatttatttttttaccatttaaaGATGATACTGTCCAATAGAACGACGTATGAGGACATTCAGGGTTTATACGAGGATGACAACCCCT from Plasmodium coatneyi strain Hackeri chromosome 12, complete sequence includes these protein-coding regions:
- a CDS encoding Palmitoyltransferase, encoding MFQTKGARAPFLLPLYKVYESNNIFLCDGNVITGPNILHLIFTYTIIVITVFPIYIIVYSHVETFLLLSLAILSITAFFILVLFFLTTTAFCDPGIIPKKSYVDLSLPKGRTAFTTVKINGTIIKSFWCVYCNHFKEPRSKHCYMCNNCVTKFDHHCVWLGNCIGARNYRRFIFFILNLSILSTIICFTFIGIFISLCMKEYHNINLGSIFYITFEYPHIALYIIYTITSSLLLINLFFYHLKMILSNRTTYEDIQGLYEDDNPFDEGKYINLKKFLLTPVIKTQVEWTETVKITAV